Below is a genomic region from Osmerus mordax isolate fOsmMor3 chromosome 22, fOsmMor3.pri, whole genome shotgun sequence.
cctcctccccctcctcctccccctcctcctcctcctcctcctcctcctcctcctcctccccctcctccccctcctcctccccctcctccccctcctcctcctcctcctcctcccgctcctcctccccctcctccccctcctcctcctccccctcctcctccccctccccctccccctcctcctccccctcctccccctcctcctcctcctcctcctcccgctcctcctccctctcctccccctcctcctcctccccctcctcctccccctccccctcctcctccccctcctcctccccctcctcctccccctcctccccctcctccccctcctcccccccctcctccccctcctcctcctccccctcctcctccccctcctccccctcctcctcctcgcattAGGGCATATCTGTCAGACGCTGCTACCCCAGAGGCAGCCTGTTTATGATAcggcctctctgcctctataAAAGGAAAGGAAGCGAGTCTTCCTACTGTCTCTCTGACTAGATCTCCTCATGTCTTCTCATTCGGTTTTACTGTCTCACAATCACATTCCCTAACCTCACGGCCGCCTTTCTCTGCCCAGGCTCCAGGAGGAGATTCTTCAAAGGGAGGACGCAGAAAACAACTTGGCTGCTTTCAGAGCTGTGAGTTTATAGCACGACAAACCGCACATTTTCGGAATAGGCAGAAAGGGGTCAATCAACACCTGCATTGGCCCATTGCTTTCTCCGACGTAGTACCATGCTAGCAGTGTTGGGTTCGGAGCCCAGTTTGACGTCCCCTCCGTGTGCTGCAGGATGTGGACGCAGCCACTCTGGCCCGCCTGGACCTGGAGAGACGCATTGAGACCCTACAGGAAGAGATCGCCTTCCTGAAGAAGATACACGAGGAGGTCAGTCAGGCCAGTCTGCCTATCTGTCATAACACATCACATCTGCTTGTCCCCGGGGGCAAACGCACAACCTTGGGGGGGTTTTTCACGGATATTTGTAGATCGAGCACagacacggatacacacactcgtacacccTTCTGTGTTCCATCTCTTTGCTCGTGGAGTTGGCACCTGGCTCCCAGGTTGTTCTCCACTGTACAAGGCCCATGTAATCTCCTGCAACAGATGCAGCGCTATAATTACTCACCGAGACAAGTGTGGAGAAGTACAAATTCACTCGACCCGGGTAAACCTGTAATCACTGCAGGTGcttgtttctgtgtgcgtgGCCACTGTGAAATGGGGGGAAaacgagagcgagcgagagcacTAAATGCTCGCTGCTAAAGGAGATAAATTCCAGCTGGGTCATGCTGCATAAATCTCAAACGTAATACATTTCTTACCCCACCCGCCGCCCTCCactcccccgcccccgccgcctccccaccaacccccccccccccccgctcctacACCCGCTGCAGGAGATCCGTGAGCTGCAGGCCCAGATGCAGGAGACCCAGGTCCAGATCCAGATGGACATGTCCAAGCCCGACCTGACCTCCGCCCTGAGGGACATCAGGGCCCAGTACGAGGGCATCGCTGCCAAGAACATCGCAGAGGCCGAGGAGTGGTACAAGTCCAAGGTGAGAGtcgaagaaagagacagaaagagagagagagagatagatagatgctgaccttctctccctgctgctcCAGGTGACAGACCTGAACCAGGCGGTGAGCAAAAACAACGAGGCTCTGAAGCAGTCCAAGATGGAGACCATGGAGTTCAGACACCAGATCCAGTCCTACACCTGCGAGATCGACTCCCTCAAAGGCACCGtacgtctctctccgtctcccacgCGTTTCCCGCCACAGAATACACCCaaaccagaggagggggggggagagagactttaaactctgttctccctccctccctctctccctctgtctcgctctctctctgtagaacGAGTCCCTGATGAGACAGATGCGTGAGATGGAGGACCGCTACGGCCGCGAGGCGGGAGGTTTCCAGGACAACATCGCCCGCCTGGAGGCAGAGATCGCCAACATGAAGGACGAGATGGCCCGCCACCTGAGAGAGTACCAGGACCTGCTCAACGTCAAGATGGCGCTGGACGTGGAGATCGCCACCTACAGGAagctgctggagggagaggagagcaggtgaggtggggtggggacGACGGATGGAAAGATCggaaaggggaaagaggaggaggggagaatgaTAAGAACTGTGGATGACAGCAAGGAGAATATGGCCTGTGGTATGTCTCAGAAATGACCCCCAAAAATGAAAAGGTCCCTATGTGATGTTTAGAATTTCATGTTTATTCCTCCTTTGTAGGATTTCCCTGCCCATTCAGAGTCGTGCCACCATGAGTTTCCGGGGTTAGTTCCAACACACCCTACAATGTTATACACTTCTGGCGCTATGACATGATTTCACCACATGAGGTCTCTACACACATCTCACAGGCCCTCACACAGTGCTGTGACACTGTCTTTCCCCCCcgaaaagaaaaacatttgaatTGGAGATAGATGTACAAGATGTTCACATGTTGTGTAACTGGTGTGCGtgcagagaccagcccagaGCATTCCCGCGCATCTGCCTCGGAGATGCACTCCAAGAAAACGGTCCTCATCAAGACCATCGAGACACGTGACGgggaggtaaacacacacacacacacataccttacATTGCATAACAATCTGTCTGTTTGGGGTTTTCAACAGtgtcacgcacacacgtgcTGAGACTAGTTGAGTCAGAGGACATAACCCAaattctctccctcacagcacaGTATATAACCTGCCATGTTTTGATTTTCATGCCCCATCAGGCATGATGTTCAGCTGAACTCAACCTATGGCTTTAATTTACTCTTCATATCCCCTTAACCAATACTTGGAGGATTCAGTTCATTGATAACAACATCTCAGAATCATCAAAGCACAATTTTGGCCTCATACTGATCTGTGACTTTTTTCCAGTATTCCGTTATAAATATCCACAGCATTTTTATGTTATAAATATGCTCTTTCTTGTGTTCTATAGGTAGTCAGTGAATCAACACAGCACCAACAGGACGTCATGTAACATGCACACAGAAGACAAGATGAGGA
It encodes:
- the desmb gene encoding desmin b; its protein translation is MSHSYSSAQSGSSYRRTFGGQGYSTPTMSRSLYGRGSGSGGNRVSSRVYEVTKTSAAPVYSGYHTSTSFGGPVMSSKASRAYGGMGETLDFSLADALNQEFLHTRTNEKVELQHLNDRFASYIEKVRFLEQQNATLVVEVERLRGREPTRIADLYEEEMRDLRLQVEALTNQRSRVEVERDNLADDVDKLKLRLQEEILQREDAENNLAAFRADVDAATLARLDLERRIETLQEEIAFLKKIHEEEIRELQAQMQETQVQIQMDMSKPDLTSALRDIRAQYEGIAAKNIAEAEEWYKSKVTDLNQAVSKNNEALKQSKMETMEFRHQIQSYTCEIDSLKGTNESLMRQMREMEDRYGREAGGFQDNIARLEAEIANMKDEMARHLREYQDLLNVKMALDVEIATYRKLLEGEESRISLPIQSRATMSFRETSPEHSRASASEMHSKKTVLIKTIETRDGEVVSESTQHQQDVM